The Gasterosteus aculeatus chromosome 18, fGasAcu3.hap1.1, whole genome shotgun sequence genome segment GGCTTTATGGATGCTGCGCGTTCGTGCCGCGTAATTAAGAGCCCATTAAGGCAGAGGTGGAGCTCTGACCCCTGATTGGCGGGAGGGAGCCGACAGGGTGGGGGTGTGGAGAGTGGAGgatggaaagggggggggggggggggtgtccccCCTCTGTGCGCCCCCCCGCAGTCGAGTGCGTAAAGAGCGCAGAGCAGCACAGCAGAGAGACCCTCTCCAGCGCACAGACCCCCGTCGCCGGGATTACCGTTTCCTCTCCTGCTGAACACGACGCGCTCTCTCAATGAAGCTTGCTTCTTCGACGTGATTTCTTCGCCATGAGCTGCCTGGATGTGATGTACAAAGTGTTTGGTCCTCAGCCCTATTTCACCTCCTACAGCCCTTATCACCACCAGGTATGGATCATGTCAAGTTTTAGAATAGCTCTTATCTCCGCGCTGTTATAATGGAAAGAAAACTCTAACTTcagtcatttcatttcaagcAATTCTGTGCCAGACGGGATACTGTTGCCGTGCAGGGATTAGCGTTGGAAACAATGTATGATTTATAAAACGTAAACACACTGGgtgtctccaaaaaaaaaaaaaatagatccaGCGCGCAAAGCTTAATAATTAAAGCGAATCTAAAACTTTCCACTTCCTTTTGCGAGTCTTCTACGGCGGTTTAAAGGAGAAAGTATAGACaaaaatgatgtatttattttttacttttaagaaaataaagaaacaaacgcTGTTGATCTGTTTTCAAGTCGACACTAACGGTTCCGTGCGTCATATTGTTCCCTGACAAGTTTTAGAAGAGTTGCGCAGAGGTTTAACAATATAACTTATACAATAAATGGACAACAGGCGTCTTTAAACCTTATTCCCATCGATGCGTAACGATGTTGCATGATTTGAAAACGTCATTTAGAATTAAACCCAATGATTGATCTGGTTTGTCCGTTGATTCACAGCATTAGTCGCCACATAAACTGTTCACGTAATTATTTCCCCTCACGTGACATTTCAGCAGACCTCGTCCATAAAGACTGAGAACAGTTCGAGGAAGGCAGATTTTGTGAATCCTTTCTAAAACAGTTAAAGGGCTTTTCCCACTCGCTTAAAATCTCTCAGTCAACATCCAGGCATTTTTCACATAGTGCCAAAACTTACCTTGTCTGTCACCCGAACTGAGTCAGGATCAGTTTCAGGTTTAGCACGATTTTCATGACCCCTCATTTTGTATGATCATatcctttttaaacttttttttattttattccatctTACTGAAACATAAACGTAAAAGGGAGTAAAACATTTGGAGAGAGTTTTCCAGTCACTGTGAGCAGAAGCAATGAGGTGAGAAGTCGGAAAGAGATTGTACTCTACATGATATCGAATATGTGAACCGCAGTTAAAACAGTGATATAGTGGTAAATTAAAAGATGGGAGCactgttcattttgaaataataacctGTTTTGTGGCAACAAATCCATTCCTCATCTTTTGTGTTGATATAAAAAGATTTCCACGAGATTTAGAGGTCAAACCATAAAAAGCCCGGCAGCAAATCTATCCAAAATGATAGTGTGACAATAGGACACCCGAAGAAACTCActttcatgacacacacacatatatgcatCTGCATGTCCTTCTCAGAAACTGGCCTTGTATTCCAAAATGCAAGACCCCCAGGACAGCGTGAGCCGGCTCGGCCCCTCGGGCCCCCCGGCCATcaaagaggaggacaaggagctGCCCCCCGGAGCAGAGTACCTGAGCTCCCGCTGCGTCCTCTTCACTTACTTCCAGGGAGACATCAGCGCCGTAGTGGACGAGCACTTCAGCCGAGCCCTGAGCCACACAACCGTGTACTCGAGCAGCCACAAGGCCGGGAGAGGTGCGTgtctctgggtgtgtgtgtgtgtctgtgggtgtgtgtgcgtgtctgttttTTGACCATCACCGGGACATTCAGTTTCACCAAATCACTTAAAATGCTTTTCATGGTTTTTGAGAAATTCTAGTGTGTTTGCGGTATGAAtttgtcattgtgtgttttattattttttttcacatttgataTTGTGGGACTGAGGCTGAAGCCAATATTGTCTCCCAGGTTTCAGTAGCTTTAAATGCGTCTTGTAGGTTTCCACCAGGTAACATCTGACTCAACATTTACTTGTAAAGATAGAGTTTCCAGTATTGATCTGAATGACAATGTGAGGAGCTGCAGTGATGTTGGTGTTGCACTCCAGAGTTGAAGCTGTTGATTTTAATCTTGCTCTGttcttctgtgtgttttaatattaaCTCAAAGCAGTTTTACATTATTCGTGTAAATTAAAACTCCCCCAAACCAGAATTCTGTATAAAAccatttagatttgttttaaaatgtaatcaaaaTTGGATTGAGTTAAAGTTGAGGGTTACCCATAAAGAAGTGGTTAATTAAATTCTATTTTCATAGTGTTAGATTATGTATCGGCTGGAAACTATATTCTATCTATAAGTATAACAGCTGCCATAGCTTTTGTTTATTATCCCGGCTGTTACTGAGCCGGCAGTTGTCTTGTGCTCTGAATTCATGTTAAAGTCAAATAGGAAGTTAAATCAGTGAGATGGTGGAAACAACTCATATAGCAAATATACTACCATCATTTGGACGGCTGCATGTGCTAAGTTACATGTGATATGGATTTTAACAATTTTAATCAACAAccgtattttaaaaaaaagtattttcaggGAATTTGTTGGTATTTTTATATTGCTTTAAGTGTCAGTGTTTCTATCACAAATAATAACATTATATTACAAAATAACAACCTCAAAGTTGTGGTAACTATTTCTGGGGGTGTAGCAAGTAGTTTATTTTACCACCCATAaataaattcattatttattgtacGTATTCTTTCCACCAACATACCCaagataattcatttaaaatgatacgacaaaaagagaaaagcagaaaattaGGGGTCACTCACATTGTTGCCTTGAAAATGAGGAATCAACTATTATAATCTTCTTTTTTCATCCGTTATCACCGGAAGTCACATCAAGAGGAAGAGTTACTAAATGTTGTCGGTGCTCTTCATAAAAAACAGCAAGTCGACTGAAGCTTCAGCCTCAGTGAACGTGCTTCCTTCATAACGTTCCCCGTGTGGCCTCCCGTCCTCGTAGATGGACCATTCCCAATGAGCCAGAGAAGTTTCCCTCCGTCCTTCTGGAACAGCTCCCATCAGCCGCCCGTCTCCTCCGCATTGGGCGGCGCTCTGTCGGCTGCGCACGCGGAGCTTCCGTTCCCCGGAGACCCGTACTCCTCCGCCTCCTTGCACAGCCACCTCCACCAGCCGAGCCCCGACTCCTGGCACCcgtcccaccaccaccaccaccaccaccaccatccgtACTCCCTAGGGGGCTCGATAGGCGGCCAGGGCTCGGCCTATCCGCGCCCGGGGGTCCACGAGATGTACGGCACAGCGTTCGACCCCCGTTACAGCTCCCTGCTGGTGCCGTCGGTGAGGCCTCATCACCGCCTGGCGTCCGGCAGCTCGGTCCCGGGGCCCAGCAGCTCGCCCTGTGAcctgggagggaagggggagtcGGGGACGGGAGCGGCCTGGAGTGGCGCCTTCACCGGAACCGAGATTGGACTCAACATGGACACAGGTACTTTCGTTGCTTGAAGATGAACTGCGTagaaaaaatggaaagaagTATTATCCTCCCATTAAAATCCCTCTTCTCTGCAATAGACGACAATGAACATATCTTTTGAGGTCATATGCCTCTTCTTTTGGATAAATATTGGAAAAATGATCCGAATCCTTATTTGTCTGAAGCGCTTTTAGCTGGGCTCAGTCAGCGCTGTCTACTAGGCCACGTTGTGTCAACGTGGAATTGTCTGTCTGTCAATCTTGAATTGACGGACAATAACAACAAGATATGCAGCATTTTATTGGAGCTTAGAAAGTCAAGCGACAGAACAGGAATGTATTCTTGTTCATGTTAATGGTCACCTGAACGTATCCATTGGCAACTGGTGGAGTGCGTTCAAAGGAGCCGAGGCGTCAGTAACTGTCAGCATTACAAAAttacatcaaaagtaaacctgaCCTGCTCTCCCTGATCGAAGCCTCGCGCTCACATGACCGCATTTGTGCAGCAGAGCACAAGTTCCCTCCTCGCAACTTTCTTTGCCACTAGTTCTTTTTTTGGGATATGTAAACTTAAAGcccaaaatttaaaaaaaacgccaGTGACATTGAAGTGTAACCAAACGTTTGTACATATGTACAATTCTCAGGCGAACCGCACAATGTGGTGGAAACATTGGAATTATTGAAGCTCGTTACATCTGCAACACATGTGAAACGCCGCCACTGAAAGCGGCCCAAAGCTTTACAAACGCTTGCGCTAAAGTCAAGCTGACACCTGTCATCATTGATAACAGCCAGATTTGGCTGCAAATTCAACGTTCCAAATGTCCCGCTTGTTTTGGGCCAAAACCTGTCTGTTAAACGCTCAGCATTCAGCAGGAAAAGGCATTGTTCCTGCAGCTTTTCAATGGAAGCAGCAATAAGCAACTTGAAAGCATATtttttaagatttaaatgaAGATCCCCACGTGCCCTCAGATCGACTTACCGCGAGTGGTTTGAACCAACAAACTGACGCTCAATCAGCACTTTAACACCAGCTGTAAACTTCCTTTCCTCTGTTGCCGTCCTGCTTTCATCCCCTCTCTGCCTCGGGGCAGCTCCTCCCGCTTTCATCGACGGGAATATTTGCGCTTCTCGTTCTAATCTCCCCTCTCttgccttttctttccttccactgccttttttcttttcctcctttctgtcctcctctctcaggTCTGCAGGGACAAGACAAGAGCAAGGACTTGTATTGGTTTTAGAGACTGCTGAGACTCTACcccgaccccctccctccccccctacaCTTCACCCACTTCAGCTTTAGCCTCTTTCCTCCACTCCTGTTGTCGCTGCGCTGAGGTTACGGGACGACTGACAGACAAACTGACAGTTTTGTGGCGTAACTGCTTCTGGTCTACTTGCAGCTCGGTGTCACGGAGGTCTGTGCAGCGGCAGCGCAGCCCTGCTGAGCTGATCGCCCACCGGGTGGATGCAAAAAGACACGAGCGCGGAGACAAAAGTGGAGAGACAGAGAATCTGCTCTTGACGGATGTGGAGAAAGACAAGACTCTTTGTGCAGGGACAACATTCctttaatggaaaaaaagaaaaaaaaagaaaaggtctggggacagacggacagaaacATGTGTTGTCAACCTCCCAAAGGCAAGCGCTTGAAGACTTGGCAGGACTTGTCTCGCCGGGACAACTGGGCAACAGACACTGGGAGTGTTGTGGCTGGAGGAAAAGGCCGCGCTGGTGTCGAGGAGGCCGCACAGCAGGGATTTGGGGGACTGCGAGAGCAGGAGGCCAAAAGCTTTGGTTTACACGGAGTCCGTTGGTTCAATGTCGACCGAAAAGCTCAGCATTCTGTGGCACtgtaaaagttaaattaaacaGTTTTGACCGATGACAAACGTTATTTAAGTAATGATTTCACAAAGTGTTTGAAACAACAGCTGCAAACAACCACGGCTGTGTCCAAATGACGGACGGTGTGCAAACTCTGGGCACGTTTTAAGCACATAGAAGGAAATAATTCCGCATGCATACACCATTGTGAGCAGGTGACATCAGACTATTGTCCTGTAATGCAACGTGCAAACGTTCACAGACTACTAATTGATTTGTACCATAGAGCACACAGATAATCTTACTGATTTGAATTAGATCAAACACAACGTTTGCTGCTTCGCTCTGTTTTAAGTTCACCctctttttttgacattttatacaATAAACTATCAATGAATCCGTTGGATAACAACAGATTAATGCATAGGTACGATTCTGGATATGACATCACTTTTGCccttatttaaatattgtttaaacTGTATATACGCTCTCTGCCGAATGGGGACACCTGCTTGTCGTATCACAGGAGGGATGAGACCAGTTGTACctcaacatttctttctttcaaagaCACTGTCAGGTGTAAACTGTAAAGATATTTTTATGTGGTGGGATTTTTGTTTAAGCTCACTTTTGAAAAACCTTGCAAGCAGCCGTGTCTGAGGCTGCCGTGGCTGAGCCCATCTACCTGCCGCAGACCGGATGAGGGATTTTTATGGAGAACCGTTCTCACTGGAGCAGCCGCCATTAGACGTGAAACATCACGCTGACTGTGTCAACAAAGAAATGCAAACCTCTCACTGGCGGCGTCTGAGGGAGAAGGGAGGCGTTCCCCCGACGAATGAGGAGAACGACGGCTATTTGAAGCCGCTTGactctttccctctctgctcccGTGCAGCTGTCAACGACAACTGCTCTTTGACTCagtgaacacacgcacacacacacacacacacacacagccgagcACACACCGTGATTTTTGAGTTCTTTGTGAGGGCCAATGAAGCTAGAATGAAACCAAAAAGAACAAATAGATTGTGTGGCTCTAGTTGTGGGGACCGCTCCCTGTTGCTAAGCAAATTtggttcttttttaaatgtttttctgttaaTAAAAGGGTTTCAGTTTTAGTGAGCTCAAAGCAACTCATCATCGACTCGTTTGGACGGGAGGTTtttatttctcctgtttgaAACTTATTTCTAATGTCAAAGCGTTCACATAATTTGCCTTTGATATGATTTAAAATCCAAACTGTTTTGACCAAAACTGATTAAATAGACTAAGCAAGTATCCTGTTAGTAACATTAACCTCCAAAAGGctgaaattcaaattcaaaaattCAAAATTCAATTTAGCCACCCACAAACCACATACATTGtgaatttatttgtttaaaatattccTGCATAGTGCTTCAAACACGAGCAAGTATTTTGTCATAAGTGTTAAAGCAATGACATACTAAGCGTGTTCATTACGCAAAATGGCAAATAAACAAGAGCTGCTGGCTGGCtttgtttaaagaaataaatgtgtCCTCCGCCAGCTCTGAACAGGTTTTTAAATTCCAGATTACGGCGATCCGGCTGCTGTTATAACGAGAGCCGATGTATGAAAGTGACTTAAGTTTGCAGAGCTCACAGCAGCTGATCTGACATTTCTACTTGTGTAACTGCACTTTACTAAGAGCTGGATCTGGGACTTTCATAACACAACACTTACCCAGCTGCTTATAATCGTACACGAAAAATTAAGAACGCTTGTTTCTTTTGGCAAGATGTGATTGTAGAATTGGTTCTTAAGATCTTTCCAGGGAACAACACGGAGCTCTCGTTCTGCTTCAAACGCTTAAAAGCATAGTTCTTTGATTGAACGGCGAGGCATGCTATGACATTTACTTTGACCTACACTGAAACATAACGTAAAAGGGGACCGACATCCTTACTATTGATCACTCCGATTTTTATTTGTATGCATAGGTTTGTACCTTTTTATGATATCTAACAACTCGTTTTAAACAACAAATCATCATGTCTGCGGTCATTCGGCAGGATAGGGGATTCAAGGCCGAATTGGAGCACGATATCAATCGGTGCACGGAACAATGTTCTCTGCACCCTGCAGCCAGTTGAGTCTCTCCTCCAGCGATCTTGTCAAGCGTCACAGAGAATTCTTGCTTTACATTTTGGATAACGtgtcctttcttcttctgccatCTATCTACTTTATTAAAATTCAATTCAGATTAAAGTATGGATGATGAGTCGCTTTGGGAGACGGTGACGCACGGAGCAGAGACTCCACGTcactgctccatgtcccatgtcaaagtgtccccgaGCGAGACACCTGACCCTTAATTGCTCCCTGAACAAGATGTATGACCGTGGGTTAAAAACGCAATGTAAGTTGGATAAagacgtcagctaaatgacatgtaatgaaaataatatgattataacaacaattattattatcaaactGACAGATGTACTAACATATACTTACGCATCATACCACAATGCGATTGTAATTAACCTCAAGTTATTTTCATACCTGGAAAAACCCACTTTGGCCTCTTTCCTTTGGAGGCTccttgaagaagaaaaacagcaagAGACACACTGGACGGTTGAGCGGAGGGGAACAAAAATAAGCAGACAGGTAAGAAGTCACGTCACAGCGGCAGATTGACCAAGTTTGAGCTGCAAAAAAGTGCTTGAATAATTGAATGTTACATTCAACCACTGACTTCTAGTTGGTGCCGTTTTATCCGACATGAGTGCATTAAGTAGCGTTGCTTTGATTGGTTGCCCATTATTTTGGAGGTTGTTTATTTGCATCCTGGAAATTCCAACACAACAAATCACAAATTGCTCTTTAGAGAAGACTAGAGTTTCACATTGTGACAATATTGCAGCATTTTACATCATCACAACTAGTGAAAATGCACAAGTTGAAAAGTTGTTTGCCAAATACCTCACAAAATAAACCTGTATTCACCAGATGACATTCGATCAGTTGCATGTTATGACACTTTGGCTTTAAGTGATTGGTAATTTACGCGAAAATATTTAGAGTTTTGAATTGTATTGAATTCATGCCATTTGTTAGTTGTGGATTGATTACATGCAGATATTGATACAACTCTGTCCCTATTAAATCCCTATTAAATGACACTAAATTGTTACATTATGATTTCCCAGACCGTTGCTTCTTGAAAacttctctaactggacctctttatATTCTAGTTATATTCGTCATATGTCACTACGCGCTAGTTGTAAAGCTTTTGCCTGAATGCAACTTTGAATTCCTGTACTGAAATGTACGTGAAACAAAATTAGTGTAAAATACCGTTGTGATGTAGGCGCATAATCTCCTAAATGAAGTGAGTGGTGTTTGGATTTTGATATTGAGCATCCTTCTGAGATTATGACAGCAGCGCAGCACAAAGccaagaaatataaataatctaataaaaaacgttttacccGAAGCATGTTTTTTCACTAGGATCAAGGGCAAGAGACCCTTTTCCCAGCAGACCATTCTGTTTGTCATAAGAGGAAAAGCGCTCACAGTAAACCACCTGCTTTGCATTTAGTTGAGCCACAACCAGGATGGAGGTATATGGTAACAGGCGGTCGAGGCTTAACACTTCATACACTTGATTCCACCGAGCATCTCGTTATCCAATGAGTGTCGCTCCTGCTTAATGTTAACTAATTAGATGTAACACTGAAACAAGTGTGTGCTTGCTAAAATCATTCCTCCTTTATGCAAAAACATGTTCAAAACCTTATAGAAAGCTGATATGATTATTTAtagcccatagccttatattttataccGTAAAGTCAAATTTGTCAATTTGTCAATTTAACACGGCattttcttgcactatgttgtcttatctgtcttgttgtccatcgtCTTACTgcctgatgttatgcaccagccgccaagtcaaattcctcttgGTAATCAATGTTTCTGATTGATTGATCGGAGCGTCTCCTTTTGTTTGAGATGCAGTCAAACACAAGACTCATTTCTTCTggtttttctgttctctttctcAGGAGCTGAAGGCGTGTGTTTGAATACGTTTCAGCTGAGAGCGACACAGCTGTGGATTAATGCCGACTTCTGACTTGAGCGATGACGGACaggagacgggtggagaggTGCTGTTTCTCTGTCGCGGTCAATACTCTCCAACACATCACTTTCTCTTCGCTTTTCGCTCTCTGGAAAGGgtgagaaaaaactaaaaacaaatctttcttCTCATGAAAACGCGGCAGTTACTTATTACTTAAAGGGAAGtaggaatgaatgaatgaattttatttattcacacaataCCACTTGAAACATAATACAGCTGGGGAGGTACAAGATTAATTGGGTAAGGTGAATGGGTCCCCCGAAGAAGCTAAAGAAAGGCTTATAGGTGGGGGCCCATGATTCAATTCATAGTGGTAGCACAAAACTGTAAAGTACACAATTACCACAAATTATAATGACTAGTTGCTCACGACAGACACACCAGTACAAAACattacatacacatacaatcATACATCCCAGTAGTCCatgaaaaaacagttttatatTAGATGTAGGTTGATAAGAAATATTGTTTTAGTTGTCTTTTAAAGTTGGAGATATCGGGCAACACCTTGAGGCCATCGTCAATCCCGTTTTGCGGCCCTACAGACCACACTCATACTAGCACGCACATGTCGGCGGCATTTTCCTGATATACGTGGTTTGATTCTCGTATGGTATGTGTGCTGGGGGCTGGTGATGGAAACAAGACGACTCAATCTAGAGTTCAGTCCGTTGACAATTTGGAACATAAGGCAAGCATTATGGGATGCGTTTAGCTCAGTTAGTCTTAGTACCTCAAAACGGTGGAATAGAGGTTTAGTGGGGGAATTGATCTCGTATGACTTTCTTTTGCAAGGATATACGTTTTTTGAGATGGCTGGTGAAAGTGTTACACCATATCACATTGCAATAGTTATGTGTGGTTCGAAGAGAGTTTTATATAAAGTGAGAAGTGCAGGCCGAGGTAGAAAATGTCTGATCTTATAAAACAAGCCAACATACTTAGACAATTTATTTACAAGATACTCGATATGACATTTAAAGCTAAGAGAGTCGTCAATGAGGACCCCCAGGAATTTAGTGGAAGCTGTGTTCGTTGTGTGTTAAATGCGAGGCCGGGGTTACGGGTGAGAGCCGCCCTTTAGTCAAAGCACAGAGAGGGAACGGTGCATTGATTCAGTGCATTCCCGTGAAATTCAGCTCAATAGTAAAAGTTCACTGATGTTTGTGCATTTCACTTAATTCATACAATTActgatgtattttttctttcaattaaatttaaatttaatcgatatgctattttttttaaatgttatgtcTCATAACAACCCAGTCTCAccgcaaaacgtgtaatagctacgttgtggaacgtggtattctcacgctttctccccaaaatcgtgacattCACTTACATCGctttgcaactacgtcactagaaactaataaacgggaGGTCTGCTACATTccctgatagaagattatgaaaatataacgcatacttctcgctagaaatgacatcgaaatgcatacaaatgctgatgccttctgaaaatattgtgtttttcaaagtccgccattttcttcttttagctGACAGGAAGTTGatggtcacgtgacctagttgcaaacaAAACGTGGTACTCTCACGCTT includes the following:
- the vgll2a gene encoding transcription cofactor vestigial-like protein 2a isoform X1 — its product is MSCLDVMYKVFGPQPYFTSYSPYHHQKLALYSKMQDPQDSVSRLGPSGPPAIKEEDKELPPGAEYLSSRCVLFTYFQGDISAVVDEHFSRALSHTTVYSSSHKAGRDGPFPMSQRSFPPSFWNSSHQPPVSSALGGALSAAHAELPFPGDPYSSASLHSHLHQPSPDSWHPSHHHHHHHHHPYSLGGSIGGQGSAYPRPGVHEMYGTAFDPRYSSLLVPSVRPHHRLASGSSVPGPSSSPCDLGGKGESGTGAAWSGAFTGTEIGLNMDTARCHGGLCSGSAALLS
- the vgll2a gene encoding transcription cofactor vestigial-like protein 2a isoform X2 — protein: MSCLDVMYKVFGPQPYFTSYSPYHHQKLALYSKMQDPQDSVSRLGPSGPPAIKEEDKELPPGAEYLSSRCVLFTYFQGDISAVVDEHFSRALSHTTVYSSSHKAGRDGPFPMSQRSFPPSFWNSSHQPPVSSALGGALSAAHAELPFPGDPYSSASLHSHLHQPSPDSWHPSHHHHHHHHHPYSLGGSIGGQGSAYPRPGVHEMYGTAFDPRYSSLLVPSVRPHHRLASGSSVPGPSSSPCDLGGKGESGTGAAWSGAFTGTEIGLNMDTGLQGQDKSKDLYWF